From a single Desulfobulbaceae bacterium genomic region:
- a CDS encoding universal stress protein gives MKVIAAVNGLITSEVAAFYALRYAAVHGFPLVLLHVKNSKDSLDDVERSMDVIEEAAEIDNVVTERVVLGGDPIKAIRSFVDANRVDILFCSTSKRCRFFEKSLREQLVRSPLSADLAVVQVVRLDTHYLVRNMVLAIQEDRLSVKKFALFASFAKAYKAATEVYSVTLVDAKKLTELDIPLTRSMLRKINDRLSHYVKLACFMDIPLRIKHAVARNEI, from the coding sequence ATGAAAGTCATCGCAGCAGTTAACGGCCTGATTACCTCGGAAGTCGCGGCTTTTTATGCCTTGCGGTACGCAGCCGTTCACGGGTTTCCTCTCGTTCTGCTTCACGTAAAGAATTCCAAGGACAGTCTGGATGACGTAGAGCGAAGCATGGACGTTATCGAGGAGGCGGCTGAGATCGACAATGTCGTTACTGAAAGGGTGGTGCTGGGGGGGGATCCGATCAAGGCCATCAGGAGTTTTGTTGATGCCAATCGGGTTGATATCCTGTTTTGCAGCACTTCCAAGCGGTGTCGGTTTTTTGAAAAATCATTGCGGGAGCAGTTGGTTCGTTCTCCGCTTTCCGCCGATCTGGCGGTGGTGCAAGTGGTCCGGCTGGACACCCACTATTTGGTGCGGAATATGGTCTTGGCGATCCAGGAGGATAGGCTGTCGGTGAAGAAGTTTGCACTGTTTGCCTCATTTGCCAAGGCATATAAAGCCGCAACTGAAGTCTACAGTGTCACTCTGGTTGACGCCAAAAAACTGACGGAGTTGGATATTCCTCTTACCCGGTCGATGTTGCGTAAAATCAATGATCGTCTGTCCCATTATGTCAAGCTTGCCTGTTTTATGGATATTCCTCTTCGGATTAAGCATGCGGTTGCCCGAAACGAGATC